A region of the Tissierellales bacterium genome:
GCATTTCCTCTACAAATTCATCCGCTTTATTAAATATCCTTTTCAGAATATCCCCCCCTTTTCCACATAAAAAATCCCACAATTATTAACCCCATCTCCTAAATAGGTTAAAATTGTGGTTCTCTTAGTCTCCACCAAATATGTATTTGTCTGAACTTTCTGGTAGTATACTTTATACTTTATCATGGAAAGCAATCCTTGTCAAATATTTTTATAAGCCAATAAGGATGGTCTTCATTAATTCCCTAAGTTAATCAATGAAGACCATTCCCGACTATTTATTCTTTATTCTTTATTCTATATTAATTCTTCTTCTCTTATTATCTTCTTTATTTAGTTTTGGAAGGATAATTTTTAAGACTCCATCATTAAAAGAAGCCTTTATATTATCTTCATCTACATTATCTATATGGAAGCTTCGTTTAAATTCACCATAATGTCTTTCTCGTCTAACATAATTTTCTTTATCATTTTCCATAGATTCATCTCGTTTTGCACTAATGATTAAGTAATTATTATGGTAATCTATTTCTATATCTCCTTTTTTAACCCCTGGTAAATCTGCTTCCACATAATAGTTCCCATTGGCCTCTTTTAAATCAGCTCTAAAGTTTCCCCGATTATAGTTTATTGAAGTAAAGAAGTCATCATCAAATAAGTCTCTTATAAAATCTGAAAAAGAGTCTTCCCTCCTACTTAGATTATTTTTTCTAAAAGGCATCATATCGGACATTTTTATTTTCTCTCCTTTATTATTTATATAGTCTTCGTTCTATAAATAAGTTTAAGTAGACTTATTAAAAATATACTAGGAACATAGTGGAATTTTTTTAAAAAAGTGAGTCAGTAAGGACTGTCCCACTGACTCATTTATTATGTAAATAATAAAGGAAGACGTTTTCTATTCTTCAATTTCTCTTCCAGGAAGTATTAAATTTAAGATGATAGCTGCTAAAGTTCCTGTAGTCATTCCTGATTGGAATATAGTTTGAACAGTTGGGTGAAAATTATCTAATATTTCAGGCCTATATACAACAGCAAGTCCTAATCCCATTGATACTGCAACTAATAAACTATTTCTTCTATTCAAATCTACCTCTTGCAATAGCTTAAATCCACCAACAGATATCATACCAAACATCATAATCCCAGCTCCACCTAAAACAGGATCAGGCATTATAGATACTAATGCTCCTATTTTAGGGAATATACCCGCTAACATTAAAATGATACCAGAAATAATAGTTACAAATCTACTAGCTACACCTGTAATAGGTATTATTCCAACGTTTTGACTAAATGATGTATGAGGCCCAGCACCAAAGATTCCAGCCATAAAACTTCCAACACCATCTGATAAAATACCTCTAGACAATTCTTCACCTGTTATTTCATGTTCACTAGCATTAGCTACTGATATTAAATCTCCCATAGTTTCTACTGCAGTGACAAGATAGGCAGGTAAAAATGCTAAAACAGCAGATAGGTGAACTTCCATTCCATATCTAAAAGGTCTTGGCAAAGAAATCCATGCTGCATCCTTTACTGGTGTAATATCTAATAATTCCATAGGTATAGAAATAATATATCCACAAACAATACCTATAAGTATTGAACCGGAGCTTATAAAACCTTTCCCCTTTTGATTCAATAGAATTATAATGGCCATAACTGCAAAGGCTAATAATATAAACTTAAGACTACCATATTCGGGATTACCAACTCCTCCAGCAGCCCAATCAACCGCTACAGGAATCATAGTAAGCCCTATTAAAGCAACTACAACACCAGTAACCACTGGTGGGAAATATTTTCTTAATGGTTTTATGAATCTACTTAAAACGATTTCAAAAATTGCACCTAGGGTCGTTGCAGCAAAATAGCCCGGCAATCCAAAGGCACTGGCAACTGCAATACCAGGTCCTACAAAGGTAAAATCTGTACCCATGATACAAGGAAGTTTTGAACCAACTGGTCCAATTCCACGAGATTGAATAAATGTAGCTAATCCTGATATAAATAGGGTAGCGCTAACCATAAGCCCCATAGTATCTACAGACAAACCAATAGCTTGTCCTACTACAAGAGGTACTGCTATAATACCACTGAAAGCCGCCATAATATTTTGAATAGCCAAAGGTATGGCAATACCTATTGGTAGCTTGTCATTAATATGGTAGCGTAGTTCTGAATTATGACTTTCAACCATTTCCCCTTCCAAATTTTCACTTGACATGGACATCCCTCCAAAAGTTTAATAACTCTATACTTGCATAAAAAGATATTTAAATCTTTATTATTTTCATATAATTTATACATCGAATTTTCTATTAATTCTTTCTTTTAATAGAAAGAATTTGTTACATCTTCTATACTTCCCAATTACCAAAATTGTGAATATCCCACAAAAGCTTACGACAAATTTGTATTTTATTTCACAAAAAAGGTCAAAAAAATCCTTATTCTAGCCCTAGGCCGGAAATAAAGATTCTACTAAATAATCCTTCCCTATAATATTTACATATGAGCAAAGTGAATAAAT
Encoded here:
- the hsp18 gene encoding heat shock protein Hsp18; translation: MSDMMPFRKNNLSRREDSFSDFIRDLFDDDFFTSINYNRGNFRADLKEANGNYYVEADLPGVKKGDIEIDYHNNYLIISAKRDESMENDKENYVRRERHYGEFKRSFHIDNVDEDNIKASFNDGVLKIILPKLNKEDNKRRRINIE
- a CDS encoding nucleobase:cation symporter-2 family protein, with translation MSSENLEGEMVESHNSELRYHINDKLPIGIAIPLAIQNIMAAFSGIIAVPLVVGQAIGLSVDTMGLMVSATLFISGLATFIQSRGIGPVGSKLPCIMGTDFTFVGPGIAVASAFGLPGYFAATTLGAIFEIVLSRFIKPLRKYFPPVVTGVVVALIGLTMIPVAVDWAAGGVGNPEYGSLKFILLAFAVMAIIILLNQKGKGFISSGSILIGIVCGYIISIPMELLDITPVKDAAWISLPRPFRYGMEVHLSAVLAFLPAYLVTAVETMGDLISVANASEHEITGEELSRGILSDGVGSFMAGIFGAGPHTSFSQNVGIIPITGVASRFVTIISGIILMLAGIFPKIGALVSIMPDPVLGGAGIMMFGMISVGGFKLLQEVDLNRRNSLLVAVSMGLGLAVVYRPEILDNFHPTVQTIFQSGMTTGTLAAIILNLILPGREIEE